From a single Mycolicibacterium moriokaense genomic region:
- a CDS encoding nuclear transport factor 2 family protein has translation MATTDAALQEMLDEFALRKLVHTYCRAVDRGDIATLRELYHRDAVDAHGAFSTGAVDRFFEQLVASRPFIRMMAHNITTANFAIEGNRAEGEIYNIAVHTLAGKERDVDLIIGGRYLDKYEKRDGAWKLIERAIVTDWARLEDPSSMDVSHPITKDALKGAMDETDPSFEFFSLLADPSPG, from the coding sequence GACTGACGCCGCGCTGCAGGAGATGCTCGACGAGTTTGCGCTACGAAAGCTGGTCCACACCTACTGCCGCGCCGTGGACCGTGGAGATATCGCAACGCTGCGGGAGCTCTATCACCGTGACGCCGTCGATGCCCATGGCGCATTCTCGACGGGCGCTGTTGACAGATTCTTCGAACAGCTTGTCGCCTCAAGGCCCTTCATCCGGATGATGGCGCACAACATCACGACGGCGAACTTCGCGATCGAAGGAAACAGGGCGGAAGGCGAGATCTACAACATCGCAGTCCACACGCTCGCCGGCAAGGAGCGAGACGTCGACCTCATCATCGGTGGGCGTTACCTCGACAAGTACGAGAAGCGTGATGGCGCGTGGAAATTGATCGAACGGGCCATCGTCACCGACTGGGCCCGGTTGGAAGACCCCTCGTCGATGGATGTGAGCCACCCGATTACCAAGGACGCTCTCAAAGGCGCCATGGACGAGACCGATCCGTCGTTTGAGTTCTTCTCACTGCTGGCCGACCCCTCACCGGGATAA